Proteins encoded within one genomic window of Lusitaniella coriacea LEGE 07157:
- a CDS encoding DUF1822 family protein, with protein MSNLTMDSLLDFEALPLDTIPLLDSHIDRAIQLSGEIEEPAQQWQGYLNGLAMFAFEQWLLDRAPDISVSREQCGDCLDIAAQLRVQGFKLYLMATGSLGDDAIAIPQDLVDTERAAHLYVALEVVEELEIARIRAFIRRDRLVEQETKDAATQSYQLSLNEWDTDADNLLLYLRCLDPVAIPLPVPRQRSVNVGLWLRDRVDDVAQELSWVLLPAFGGGNLAAASGMRSSVDELDRLLGEIQRSGMRGICEMSVNARGGFRDFVVGDVQLRLYAVTWDAIAPDNVPEWQLLLVLGTPSGEKLPDGTRLTVRDDTQILLEQTMDLTQTAPYLYSRVAGTWDETFTLSIELNNGESVTLPPFSFRP; from the coding sequence ATGAGTAATCTAACAATGGATTCTCTCTTGGATTTTGAAGCATTGCCCTTAGACACCATTCCCCTACTCGATTCCCATATCGATCGCGCGATTCAATTGAGTGGAGAGATCGAAGAACCCGCGCAACAGTGGCAAGGATACCTCAATGGATTGGCAATGTTCGCTTTCGAGCAATGGTTACTCGATCGCGCGCCGGACATTTCCGTGAGTCGAGAACAGTGTGGCGATTGTTTGGATATTGCCGCTCAATTGCGCGTCCAAGGCTTTAAATTGTACCTAATGGCAACGGGAAGTTTAGGAGATGACGCGATCGCGATTCCCCAAGATTTAGTGGATACCGAACGCGCCGCACACCTCTACGTCGCCCTTGAAGTGGTGGAAGAATTAGAAATTGCTAGAATTCGCGCTTTTATCCGCCGCGATCGTTTGGTAGAGCAGGAAACCAAAGATGCAGCCACCCAATCCTATCAACTCTCCCTCAATGAGTGGGATACCGATGCGGATAACTTGCTTCTTTACCTGCGCTGTCTCGATCCCGTCGCAATTCCTCTCCCGGTTCCCAGACAACGGAGCGTTAATGTGGGATTGTGGTTGCGCGATCGCGTGGATGACGTTGCACAAGAGTTGTCTTGGGTTTTGCTTCCTGCCTTTGGAGGAGGAAATTTAGCCGCCGCGAGTGGGATGCGCTCTTCGGTTGACGAACTCGATCGCCTGCTGGGAGAAATTCAACGCAGTGGGATGCGAGGGATTTGCGAGATGTCGGTGAATGCGCGAGGGGGATTTCGCGATTTTGTCGTTGGGGATGTGCAACTGCGCCTTTATGCGGTGACGTGGGACGCGATCGCGCCGGATAATGTACCAGAATGGCAATTATTGTTAGTCTTGGGAACGCCTTCGGGAGAAAAGCTACCTGATGGAACTCGTTTGACGGTTCGAGACGATACTCAAATTTTGCTCGAACAAACAATGGATCTAACCCAAACTGCGCCTTACCTGTATAGTCGCGTCGCGGGGACTTGGGATGAAACGTTTACCCTTTCCATCGAGCTGAATAATGGTGAGAGTGTCACGTTACCGCCTTTTAGTTTTCGTCCATAA
- a CDS encoding CHASE2 domain-containing protein, with the protein MGFKLKIERIEQTCRFELEWGNEQRLINTLRYPPHLTSLYEEWQRAYLSFYKSSFRGRVEDYGNVTPPPIDWRTRLVEAEHQLLKEFRYWLRDAELFEIRSAIAKTESPHCIDIFLACYSPELERLPWEMWDISAEFPSSATIRIARTPVSIRQGTGQKRHEKPRILAILGDDTGLDFQEDKAAVRSLEGLAEIRFVGWQPGKETPTSILPEMKAIERLKREICTAIDDERGWDILLFAGHSNESIAGGELAIAPGISIFLNEIKPQLLNAKKRGLQFALFNSCSGLSLANALIDLGLSQVAILREPIHNDVARFFVRLFLNNLATHQDVHDSLLVACQILQTEENLIYPSAHFIPSLFRHPAADLYQIPPKKGIKKEILRLFCPKLLEGVALGGLTLLSLFLPIQDRLLEQRVLTQAKYRQATQQFAVSNPPPVLLISIDEESIRKAGLIDPNPMDRAYLAQIVEQLTAQDARVVGLDYLLDRSHKERDRVLAKTLQSAVQKQPHSTTFVFASVYNSISGWMDVAPEIASSNWSLNGQVNIAQWNVPLIPPTESRDHRLPFSYLLALAHDSYSDTASHPQLNSQTDLFAQIRTSLQSQGKDYRNIFSARSRRQKLTHFSYKLRQMWLHPILDFSIPPQQIYQQIPAWKFLESPNLPELRVLPQQVAIVAPGGYDEAGVVSGFTDTFPLPPAINYWFKQNKVPQPPQKLTGGEIHAYFVHHYLQQRLVVPIPDLWAIAVAYLLGKTILFGVELWGVSGTQRRWIVLGMLGAIALYGLISVQIYLWAALLFPWLFPSLTFGIAAFPRPLKGLGI; encoded by the coding sequence ATGGGTTTCAAATTAAAAATAGAACGGATCGAGCAAACGTGTCGATTTGAATTGGAATGGGGGAACGAGCAACGCCTCATCAATACCCTCCGCTATCCCCCACATTTAACGAGTTTATATGAAGAATGGCAGCGCGCTTATTTGAGCTTTTATAAGTCTTCCTTTCGCGGCAGAGTGGAAGATTATGGCAATGTCACGCCACCGCCAATCGACTGGCGCACTCGACTGGTTGAGGCAGAACATCAATTGCTTAAGGAATTTCGGTATTGGTTGCGGGATGCAGAGTTGTTTGAAATTCGTTCCGCGATCGCGAAAACTGAATCTCCCCATTGCATCGATATCTTTCTCGCTTGCTATTCCCCGGAATTAGAACGGTTGCCTTGGGAAATGTGGGATATTAGCGCAGAATTCCCCAGTTCAGCCACTATTCGCATTGCGCGAACTCCCGTTTCCATTCGCCAAGGAACGGGGCAAAAACGCCACGAGAAGCCGCGTATTTTGGCAATTTTAGGGGATGATACTGGACTCGATTTCCAAGAAGATAAAGCCGCAGTTCGATCCTTGGAAGGTTTAGCAGAAATTCGATTTGTGGGTTGGCAACCGGGGAAAGAAACTCCCACTTCAATCCTGCCAGAAATGAAAGCGATTGAGCGCTTAAAACGAGAAATTTGTACAGCAATTGACGACGAACGGGGTTGGGATATTCTATTATTTGCCGGACATAGCAATGAATCTATCGCGGGGGGAGAACTCGCGATCGCGCCGGGAATTTCCATTTTCCTCAACGAGATTAAACCGCAACTCTTAAATGCCAAAAAACGAGGACTGCAATTTGCACTGTTCAATTCCTGTAGTGGTTTGAGTTTGGCAAATGCGCTCATTGACTTGGGATTGAGTCAGGTTGCCATTTTGCGCGAACCCATTCATAACGATGTTGCTCGTTTCTTTGTTCGTCTATTTCTCAACAATTTGGCAACTCATCAAGACGTACACGATAGTTTGCTTGTGGCTTGTCAAATCTTGCAAACCGAAGAGAATCTTATTTATCCTTCCGCACACTTCATTCCCTCCCTCTTTCGCCATCCCGCCGCCGATTTATACCAAATTCCTCCAAAAAAAGGTATTAAAAAAGAAATTCTGCGGTTATTTTGTCCCAAACTCTTAGAAGGTGTTGCATTGGGAGGATTAACGCTGTTGAGTCTCTTTCTCCCCATTCAAGATCGCCTGTTAGAACAGCGCGTTCTCACTCAGGCGAAATATCGCCAAGCCACCCAACAATTCGCCGTCAGCAACCCGCCTCCCGTTCTTTTAATCTCCATTGACGAAGAATCAATTCGGAAAGCGGGTTTGATCGATCCCAACCCAATGGATCGCGCCTATCTCGCGCAGATTGTCGAACAACTGACGGCGCAGGATGCAAGGGTTGTGGGACTTGATTATTTGTTAGATCGTTCCCATAAAGAGCGCGATCGCGTCCTCGCAAAAACCCTGCAATCCGCAGTGCAAAAACAACCTCACTCCACAACCTTTGTGTTCGCCTCTGTATATAATTCAATTTCGGGATGGATGGATGTTGCGCCGGAAATTGCCAGTTCAAATTGGAGTCTCAACGGTCAAGTTAATATCGCACAATGGAACGTACCCCTCATCCCACCCACAGAATCGCGCGATCATCGTTTACCCTTCAGCTATCTCCTTGCATTGGCGCACGACAGCTATTCCGACACCGCCTCACACCCCCAATTGAATTCGCAAACAGACTTGTTCGCACAAATTCGCACCTCCCTTCAATCCCAAGGAAAAGACTATCGCAATATCTTCTCCGCGCGATCGCGCCGCCAAAAACTTACCCATTTTTCCTACAAACTCCGCCAAATGTGGCTGCATCCCATTCTTGACTTTTCCATTCCTCCCCAACAGATTTATCAACAAATTCCCGCCTGGAAATTTCTGGAAAGTCCCAACCTCCCGGAATTGCGCGTGCTCCCCCAACAAGTGGCGATTGTTGCCCCTGGCGGCTACGATGAGGCAGGAGTTGTGTCGGGATTTACCGATACCTTCCCCCTTCCCCCCGCCATTAACTATTGGTTCAAGCAAAATAAAGTTCCCCAGCCGCCACAAAAACTCACTGGGGGAGAGATTCACGCCTACTTCGTTCATCACTATCTTCAGCAGCGATTGGTGGTTCCCATCCCGGATTTGTGGGCGATCGCGGTAGCTTATTTATTGGGCAAAACTATTTTGTTTGGCGTTGAATTGTGGGGTGTCTCTGGCACTCAACGACGATGGATCGTTTTAGGAATGCTGGGCGCGATCGCACTCTATGGTTTAATCAGCGTGCAAATCTATCTTTGGGCGGCGTTACTCTTTCCTTGGCTTTTCCCCTCCCTCACCTTTGGAATTGCCGCATTTCCTCGTCCGCTTAAGGGTTTGGGCATATAG
- a CDS encoding M48 family metalloprotease — MTVAEEKFDHRIEKLERYAQKHPNLYKLRLRLLVILGYSYIFLITFVLLALIILLVALLVYSRTVNAGMIKLIIFLAIPTFAIARSLWVTFPPPKGITLHRRQVPQLFTLIDRLTKTLKAPHFQRVLLTNDFNAAVAQIPRLGILGWQQNYLIIGLPLLYALSPDQFRAVLAHEFGHLSGNHSRFGGWIYRMRQTWQQLWQQLHESESASAIALFERFLNWYAPYFSAYSFVLARSNEYEADRCAAQVAGSRHAAEALINVEVKGAFVEESFWTEIYQQTSEQPDPPATPFQSLATALACEIDPTQEQQWLQTALEQKTDNTDTHPCLSERLQALGYSRNPPVPKSVQRTAAQEFLGTALTQLTQALEEEWHTAVQFQWRERYTHVQNQRKSLKQLEAKAKDTPLTIEEAWNRAQLTLEIDGEKAALPLLKVVLQQEKDHTLANYVLGQILIAREDVRGVKYLERAMAQEANLVLNGCELLYAFWQSQNDSAKAETYQRRAEKHYEMMLLAQQERAFAQGSDRFLAHALPSEEVAALRKQFARYPEIKEAYCVRKVVQYFPEKPFYVLGIVRQVPWYKLESESAPQEFIARLAAEIEFSEEMWITILNGSDRALQKAFKKMAVAPIYS; from the coding sequence GTTGGTTGCTTTGTTGGTCTATAGTCGTACCGTTAATGCCGGGATGATTAAATTAATCATTTTCCTGGCAATTCCAACTTTCGCGATCGCGCGATCGCTCTGGGTTACCTTTCCACCCCCCAAAGGCATTACCCTTCACCGCCGCCAAGTTCCGCAACTTTTCACACTTATCGATCGATTAACCAAAACCTTAAAAGCACCGCATTTCCAACGCGTTCTCCTCACCAACGACTTTAACGCGGCGGTTGCGCAAATTCCTCGTTTAGGGATCTTGGGATGGCAGCAAAACTATTTAATTATCGGGCTACCTCTCCTTTATGCTCTTTCTCCCGATCAATTTCGTGCCGTTCTCGCTCACGAATTCGGACATCTCTCCGGCAACCACAGTCGCTTTGGGGGATGGATTTATCGAATGCGACAAACCTGGCAACAGCTTTGGCAACAGTTACACGAGAGTGAAAGTGCCAGCGCGATCGCGCTTTTTGAGCGTTTTCTAAATTGGTATGCTCCCTATTTCAGCGCCTACTCCTTCGTTCTCGCCCGCAGCAATGAATACGAAGCAGATCGCTGTGCGGCTCAAGTTGCAGGATCTCGTCACGCGGCGGAAGCACTAATTAATGTGGAAGTCAAAGGCGCATTTGTAGAAGAATCCTTCTGGACAGAAATTTATCAGCAAACCAGCGAACAACCCGATCCTCCCGCAACGCCCTTTCAATCCCTCGCGACTGCATTAGCTTGTGAGATCGATCCCACCCAAGAGCAACAATGGCTTCAAACTGCCCTAGAACAAAAAACCGATAATACCGATACCCATCCCTGTCTTTCCGAACGCTTGCAAGCTTTGGGCTATTCTCGCAATCCTCCTGTTCCTAAATCCGTTCAACGAACCGCAGCCCAAGAATTTTTGGGAACCGCGCTGACTCAACTCACGCAAGCATTGGAAGAAGAATGGCATACAGCCGTTCAATTTCAATGGCGAGAACGTTACACCCACGTTCAGAACCAGCGCAAGTCCTTAAAACAATTGGAAGCCAAAGCAAAAGATACTCCTTTAACCATAGAGGAAGCGTGGAATCGCGCCCAATTGACATTGGAAATTGATGGAGAAAAAGCAGCTCTTCCGCTCTTAAAAGTAGTCTTGCAACAAGAAAAAGACCACACTTTAGCGAATTATGTATTAGGTCAAATTCTGATTGCACGGGAAGATGTTCGAGGCGTGAAGTATCTCGAACGAGCAATGGCACAAGAAGCGAATTTAGTCTTAAATGGCTGTGAATTACTTTATGCATTTTGGCAGTCCCAGAACGATTCAGCCAAAGCAGAGACGTACCAGAGGCGAGCAGAAAAACATTATGAAATGATGTTGTTGGCGCAACAAGAGAGAGCGTTTGCTCAAGGTAGCGATCGATTCCTCGCTCACGCATTGCCCTCCGAAGAAGTTGCCGCACTACGGAAACAATTTGCCCGCTATCCTGAAATTAAAGAAGCTTATTGTGTACGAAAAGTGGTGCAATACTTCCCCGAAAAACCCTTTTACGTCCTTGGAATTGTCCGTCAGGTACCGTGGTATAAATTGGAGTCTGAGAGCGCACCCCAAGAATTTATCGCACGTCTCGCTGCGGAAATAGAATTTTCTGAGGAGATGTGGATTACGATCCTTAATGGGAGCGATCGCGCGTTGCAAAAAGCCTTCAAAAAAATGGCGGTTGCACCCATCTATAGCTAG